The following nucleotide sequence is from Ornithodoros turicata isolate Travis chromosome 2, ASM3712646v1, whole genome shotgun sequence.
CAGGAGTGTGCCTGCACAGTTGACTCCATACCACCAACGGCAAACAGAACTTACGCTCTCTGGGGTTTACGCACGGTTATTCCCCCTTCGTACAGGGGCTCGTTACTCGACATCCTTCATGACTGCCATATTGGGCAAACCACGATGAAGATGTTAGCGATGCCGTACCATGTTGTTGCCTACCATGTTGGCCGTACCATGGTGGCCTGGTTTGGACAATGCTATTGAGGAAAATGTGAAACACTGTGCCTCGTGAGCTACTGTCGCTGCTCAAGAGGTCCCAGTTCCTCTTCATCAATGGAAGCCGCCGTGCAACACCTGGGTTCGTCTTCACGCGGACATTGCTGAACTCAATGGTATACACTACCTCATCGTCACCGACTGATTCACCAAGTGGCCATATGTTACACCCACGTCCAAGATGACCACCGCAAAAGCGTGGATGCATTCTTCGAGGTATTCGCACAGAATGGTCTACCCGAGGATTTGGTCAGACAATGGACCACCATTTACAAACGAAGTATTCTACAACTATCTCCGGTCAATTGAAATCCGACATGTACTCCGACATTGTAGCCTCCTTCCTGGCAGAGAGAGGTATGGACCTGTCCCATGAAAAGACTGTATTTTTGCCTTTCACACGCCGCCATTTGAGAAACCTTCAGCTCTACATAAGTGGGCACCCAGTGAGGCGCGTTACGCACCACCGGTTCCTTGGTCTTATCCTCGACCGCAGCTTATCGTAGAGAGCAGAAGTTCGCTGCTTGAAAGACAGAGCAGAGTCTCGACTGAATGTTCTGCGCTACCTCTGTGGTATACCCGGTGGGGGCTCACTTCTAGGGCTCTTTTCGGTCTTCACCGGTTCCTTGTACGTCAGGTATTGACTTACCACCTTCCAGTACTGCATCATCTCTGCCCCATATCTGAGCAACTGCTGGAGACCATTCTTGCGAAGAGCATCAAGTCGTGCCTCGGCGTCCACAAGTCCACATCAACTGCTCTAGTCTTCGCGGAAGCCAAGGAGCCACCTGTACCCATCATGAGGCTCGATCAGTCTCTTAGCCACTATCTGACGCTGGCAACTCGCCACTATCGACACCCCTTAGTGCGCGCTTTGATTCGTCGTAGCCAACCCGTTCTTGCCCACCGAAGCATCATCCCCAAGCACAAATCTCTGCCGAAGCACCCTGACCAACTATGGGCCCTGTCCACACCCCCTGTCCGTGTCGAGGCACCTGGAGTGTCCTCGAAGAAAGCTGCGTCGACGATTGTCCTACGGCAGCTCACCTTGGCCGTACTTGACAGCGATAGAGGGAAGATTCAGGTTTTCACCGACGCATCAACGACGCGTTCCGGCTCTGCTTGCGCCTATGTGATCCCGCAGTTGTCAGCTGAAGGATGTGCAAGACTCTCACACTGCACGTCGGCAGCGGCGGCGGAACTGCACGCGATTTGTATGGCGCTTGTCTTCATTGCATCCTCTCCATCCCCAGCTCAGTGGTCCATctacaccgactccaaagccgcCTTACAAGTCCTTCTCTACTCTACAGGATCGGGATGTCTGTCTCCAATGGTGCATGACGTCCTTGAAGTGTACACTTCTGCCGTATCACGGGGACATGACATCCAGTTgcagtgggtccctggccattGCGGTGTCCCCGGAAATGAGGCTGCGGATGCAGCTGCCAGGCGTGCCCATCTAGCTCGTGGCGTTCGCACGCACCCCGTCTACTTCACAAGAGTGGATGC
It contains:
- the LOC135384571 gene encoding uncharacterized protein LOC135384571, whose translation is MLVSGEVLTDYDPEKPIFMAVDASCKGLGAVIYHRIDVLHHLCPISEQLLETILAKSIKSCLGVHKSTSTALVFAEAKEPPVPIMRLDQSLSHYLTLATRHYRHPLVRALIRRSQPVLAHRSIIPKHKSLPKHPDQLWALSTPPVRVEAPGVSSKKAASTIVLRQLTLAVLDSDRGKIQVFTDASTTRSGSACAYVIPQLSAEGCARLSHCTSAAAAELHAICMALVFIASSPSPAQWSIYTDSKAALQVLLYSTGSGCLSPMVHDVLEVYTSAVSRGHDIQLQWVPGHCGVPGNEAADAAARRAHLARGVRTHPVYFTRVDAKSTINAVVKRLSGEHWRRCIPVNSLLHKVDPDLQFLMPPALPRAVTSIIHRLRLNVPYTGRRLFQLGKVSTASCSECGVLEDTERVIEACHRYREPRLSLEAALARLDNRAFSVGKVLGCWPAQHQVPALRALVDFLTALDLLDTV